One window of Cryptobacterium curtum DSM 15641 genomic DNA carries:
- a CDS encoding D-alanyl-D-alanine carboxypeptidase family protein: MRLQTYPSSLRNKRGTRFIQCAGAFLIAGILSCTLVFPTGALADVRKSDIVIGQTVSARSLALSRCPNIDAEHAIVVGSDGTTYFERDADTRVHIASITKVMTAVTAIDSVPLDTTITVSSQAARIGESTAALQEGDTMPLSEALKALLWPSGNDAAWAIAESIGGMMLTSSNKDASDSSACVQAFVDAMNAKSADLGMNDSIWSNPHGLDDGSWSGDFGSTARDISKLIEYAMSKDAIRSITSTDGGTCKVLRNGEQVSLSLDSTDELLGSYEGTIGVKTGFTDSAGECFAGAVETSDITLYSVVLDSTSEKQRFTDTRTLWDWVFNHRINYSLAHTENTTVDASGTTVPLAASVALGAWTDKTVDATFSDASAEVMVCDLEGNVSQQATWFVPNGAVKAGDIVGRIDYYQHNTLIATENLVATQSVDAPDFFTGIGIWWQRFISGFSGESAVAQSILYNETPKIDDRVLQKAA; the protein is encoded by the coding sequence ATGCGGTTGCAAACATATCCATCGTCATTGCGTAACAAGCGCGGAACGCGTTTTATTCAGTGCGCGGGGGCTTTTCTGATAGCGGGGATACTTTCCTGCACGCTTGTATTTCCCACGGGAGCACTCGCTGATGTTCGCAAGAGCGATATCGTCATTGGTCAAACTGTTAGTGCCCGTAGCCTTGCTCTTTCCCGCTGTCCTAATATTGATGCTGAACACGCGATTGTTGTTGGCTCAGATGGAACCACCTATTTTGAGCGCGATGCTGATACCCGCGTTCATATTGCCAGTATTACAAAGGTTATGACAGCCGTAACCGCCATTGATTCCGTGCCACTTGACACAACCATTACGGTAAGCTCCCAAGCCGCTCGTATTGGCGAATCAACAGCCGCCCTGCAGGAAGGGGATACCATGCCTCTTTCTGAAGCGCTCAAAGCATTGCTGTGGCCTTCGGGAAACGATGCTGCGTGGGCTATTGCTGAATCAATTGGCGGCATGATGCTGACATCGTCAAATAAAGATGCTTCGGATAGCAGCGCTTGCGTACAGGCTTTCGTTGATGCCATGAACGCGAAGTCCGCCGATTTGGGCATGAACGATTCAATTTGGTCAAACCCACACGGTCTCGATGATGGTTCGTGGTCAGGTGACTTTGGCAGTACCGCGCGCGATATATCAAAGCTTATCGAATATGCCATGAGCAAAGATGCTATCCGTTCGATTACAAGCACCGATGGGGGAACCTGCAAGGTATTGCGTAATGGGGAACAGGTTTCCCTTTCGCTTGACAGCACCGATGAACTTTTAGGCAGTTATGAGGGTACGATTGGGGTTAAGACAGGTTTTACCGATTCGGCTGGCGAATGCTTTGCTGGAGCGGTAGAAACTTCTGATATCACGCTCTATTCGGTGGTACTTGATTCGACAAGCGAAAAGCAGCGTTTTACTGATACGCGCACGCTCTGGGATTGGGTTTTTAACCATCGAATTAATTATTCATTAGCTCATACCGAAAACACGACTGTTGATGCTTCGGGCACTACCGTACCGCTTGCTGCTTCAGTAGCCCTGGGTGCCTGGACTGATAAAACTGTTGATGCAACATTTAGCGATGCGTCGGCTGAGGTAATGGTCTGCGATCTTGAAGGCAATGTCAGTCAGCAAGCAACCTGGTTTGTGCCCAACGGAGCCGTAAAAGCTGGCGATATCGTTGGGCGTATTGACTACTATCAGCACAACACGCTTATTGCAACTGAAAACCTGGTGGCTACGCAGAGTGTTGATGCTCCTGACTTTTTTACGGGCATCGGCATCTGGTGGCAGCGCTTCATCTCTGGTTTCTCGGGAGAATCCGCTGTAGCGCAAAGCATTCTGTACAATGAAACTCCAAAGATAGATGACCGTGTACTGCAAAAGGCAGCTTAG
- a CDS encoding FHA domain-containing protein — translation METCPVCNSPLEPGAAACPSCGFKLSGATQRFKPIALNETISAPLSPARPSTLTVLRGPQNQGTAYRLGTNKMNVGRSPQCDIFLNDMTVSRAHALIEATPDGYRITDDGSFNGVWINNESISEAILHDGDVVQIGAFCLRFSE, via the coding sequence ATGGAAACCTGCCCGGTATGTAATAGCCCCCTGGAACCTGGCGCCGCAGCGTGCCCCTCTTGTGGTTTTAAGCTTTCGGGAGCTACTCAGCGCTTTAAGCCCATCGCGTTAAACGAGACAATCAGCGCTCCTCTTTCTCCTGCGCGCCCTTCAACATTAACGGTTTTACGTGGTCCCCAAAACCAGGGAACAGCCTATCGGCTTGGTACCAACAAGATGAACGTGGGTCGATCGCCTCAGTGTGATATTTTTCTTAACGATATGACGGTATCTCGTGCACATGCACTTATTGAAGCTACGCCTGATGGTTATCGCATCACCGATGATGGAAGTTTTAACGGCGTGTGGATCAATAATGAAAGTATTTCTGAAGCGATACTGCATGATGGTGATGTCGTACAGATTGGTGCCTTCTGCCTGCGCTTTAGCGAATAA
- the gluQRS gene encoding tRNA glutamyl-Q(34) synthetase GluQRS, translated as MTFDAAKSASPTVPVVGRFAPSPSGQLHAGNIFSALIAWLVARQANGCIVLRIEDLDPARCRAEYARDIMRDFKKLGFDWDEGPLFQSTRTQAYQEAFDQLRQRGLLYPCFCSRADIHAASAPHGGSVVYAGTCRNLAPDVVARRVHELAEIGRQPAWRVMVPDTVVSFTDRMQGVSTQNLKDTCGDFIVRRADGVFAYQLAVVIDDAAQGVTSVVRGVDLLESAARQQYLQDLLGLPHPAYAHVPLLVNATGRRLSKRDQDASLKRMLETYRFPEALIGHLSYLAGIIDTDEAVTPQELIAVANLDRLRGVSHITFS; from the coding sequence ATGACATTTGATGCCGCTAAATCTGCTTCGCCGACAGTACCCGTTGTTGGTCGTTTTGCTCCTTCACCATCAGGGCAGTTGCATGCTGGCAATATCTTTTCTGCGCTCATTGCGTGGCTTGTTGCACGTCAAGCAAACGGGTGCATTGTTTTACGTATTGAAGATCTTGATCCGGCTCGCTGTCGAGCTGAATATGCGCGCGACATTATGCGTGATTTCAAGAAGTTGGGTTTTGATTGGGATGAAGGACCACTCTTTCAGAGCACCCGCACTCAGGCTTATCAAGAAGCTTTTGACCAGCTTCGACAAAGGGGGCTGCTCTATCCTTGTTTTTGCAGCCGGGCCGATATACATGCGGCATCAGCCCCTCATGGTGGAAGCGTTGTCTATGCCGGCACCTGTCGCAATCTTGCACCCGACGTTGTTGCCAGGCGCGTACACGAGCTTGCAGAAATTGGCCGGCAGCCAGCTTGGCGCGTGATGGTACCTGACACGGTTGTTTCTTTTACCGATCGTATGCAGGGTGTGAGTACTCAAAATCTCAAAGATACCTGTGGTGATTTTATTGTCCGACGTGCCGACGGGGTATTTGCCTATCAGCTTGCGGTGGTAATAGACGATGCGGCACAAGGAGTTACCTCGGTTGTCCGTGGTGTTGACCTGCTCGAAAGCGCTGCGCGACAACAGTATCTGCAGGACCTTCTGGGTCTTCCACACCCGGCCTATGCGCACGTGCCACTTTTGGTGAATGCCACTGGACGACGTCTGTCAAAACGCGATCAGGATGCTTCACTCAAACGTATGTTAGAAACCTACCGTTTTCCAGAGGCGCTAATCGGGCATCTATCCTATTTAGCGGGAATTATCGATACTGATGAGGCAGTTACTCCACAAGAACTTATTGCTGTCGCAAATCTTGATCGACTGCGGGGTGTTTCGCATATCACGTTTTCTTAA
- a CDS encoding Type 1 glutamine amidotransferase-like domain-containing protein: MKLFLTSYLAGTKGLAEKFLSEEQPVEIVFIPTAANVEEYRGYVDEGAAVLREMGYALRTLDVAAVTRDEAAHTIASCECLCISGGNTFFLLQELKRNGLIDLIAKKVRKGMLYIGESAGAIIACPDIEYNQIMDDRAVAPELNDCIGMGLVDWYVLPHNGEFPFVETTAETIRIYGDKLDLVPLNNSQAAVVSDNNFCVMTEN, encoded by the coding sequence ATGAAGCTGTTCTTGACATCCTACCTAGCAGGCACGAAGGGCCTTGCCGAAAAGTTTCTCTCGGAGGAGCAGCCTGTGGAAATCGTGTTCATCCCCACCGCTGCCAACGTGGAGGAATACCGAGGTTATGTCGACGAAGGGGCAGCAGTACTTCGGGAAATGGGTTACGCCCTACGAACCCTCGACGTGGCTGCAGTCACACGCGATGAGGCTGCCCATACTATTGCAAGCTGCGAATGCCTGTGCATATCCGGTGGTAATACGTTCTTCCTCCTACAAGAACTGAAAAGAAACGGGCTTATTGACCTTATTGCGAAAAAGGTTCGCAAGGGCATGCTCTATATCGGGGAATCCGCCGGCGCGATAATCGCTTGCCCAGACATTGAGTACAACCAAATTATGGACGATAGGGCGGTAGCCCCCGAACTCAACGACTGCATCGGTATGGGGCTCGTCGATTGGTACGTGCTGCCCCATAACGGCGAGTTTCCTTTCGTCGAGACGACCGCTGAGACGATCAGAATCTACGGCGACAAGCTTGATCTGGTTCCACTAAACAACTCTCAGGCGGCCGTTGTCAGCGATAACAACTTCTGCGTGATGACAGAGAACTAG
- a CDS encoding prenyltransferase, giving the protein MNPSSNSSANREHFSALTPRLMLQLAAPHTWPASIAPVLIACALSFQTLDGHALSGFMACVLLVISILLQSAVNTINDYFDYVKGTDTRENQDDPTDAVLVYNNVNPTQARTYAIALIVCAFLLGLYVIWYAGIIPLIIALIGVVIIFLYSGSKTPISYLPLGEVVSGFTMGGLITLASYQALTGVFDGTVLIWSLPVMLGIALIMLTNNTCDIEKDITAHRQTLPVLLGRKNARSLYHGIIYTWIVLVCLLVIMHGGGGWIVLPFMLVAVHPIGRALIANPLIPSSRAGAFAQCTSLNIALAAFYAAGLLAYTLPVSFFPLV; this is encoded by the coding sequence ATGAACCCCAGCAGTAACTCCTCCGCAAATCGTGAGCATTTTTCTGCGCTCACACCGCGTCTTATGTTGCAATTGGCAGCACCTCATACCTGGCCGGCTTCTATCGCACCGGTACTTATTGCTTGTGCTCTTTCATTCCAAACACTTGATGGCCACGCGCTTTCGGGCTTTATGGCTTGTGTGTTGCTCGTGATTAGCATACTGCTGCAATCGGCAGTCAATACTATCAACGACTATTTCGATTATGTAAAAGGCACCGATACGCGAGAAAATCAAGATGACCCCACCGATGCGGTGTTGGTATACAACAACGTTAATCCGACACAGGCGCGTACCTATGCCATTGCTTTGATTGTGTGTGCCTTTCTGCTTGGTCTGTACGTTATCTGGTACGCAGGAATTATTCCCCTGATCATCGCCCTTATTGGAGTGGTAATCATATTCCTCTATTCAGGGAGTAAAACACCGATATCCTACTTACCGCTTGGTGAAGTTGTGAGTGGTTTTACGATGGGTGGACTGATTACTCTCGCTTCCTATCAGGCACTGACGGGTGTTTTTGATGGCACGGTTCTGATATGGTCGCTGCCGGTTATGCTTGGCATTGCTTTGATCATGCTGACAAACAATACCTGCGATATCGAAAAAGATATAACAGCACACCGGCAGACGCTGCCGGTTCTACTTGGTCGCAAGAATGCCCGCTCGCTGTACCACGGCATCATTTATACGTGGATCGTACTTGTCTGTTTACTTGTTATTATGCATGGTGGCGGTGGCTGGATTGTGCTCCCTTTCATGCTTGTTGCTGTGCATCCAATTGGACGTGCCCTTATTGCAAATCCGCTTATTCCATCAAGTCGCGCAGGTGCATTTGCCCAGTGTACAAGCCTTAATATTGCTCTTGCTGCCTTCTATGCGGCAGGACTTTTGGCCTATACACTTCCCGTGTCGTTCTTCCCTCTTGTTTAG
- a CDS encoding coiled-coil domain-containing protein, with protein sequence MDILHRASKRSHLPFFGTSIRTLGVLSVIGLFIALLVFPSSAVADDMQDAVDQAQSQLSAAEAQMEAIVADYHATEAEAESMQTRIDETAAAASQAQQAVNEGRDELGLVALSQYRASDSSLMLSLLLNATSFDDLLRQVTYFDAVMQQKADLIAEQKERVEQYNQLISELNAQKDAQDAKLAELEERRTEAQTLVENAQSQLTNAQGEQASRLAALAAASESLGNTTTQEETTTSFDPSWNTFSNDSTNNSNSNSNSSPSPSPTPTPTPTPNNNTSDDSTAGWKTGIASAYGGSSDPSTPNPGTTATGARCDDNSMGVAVPMSLPGYRSLFGHTVEIKYGGKTVLATINDCGGMGNGSRALDLQPGVFKSFGASTCQAWGLRTVSYRIL encoded by the coding sequence ATGGATATTTTGCATCGCGCCTCGAAGCGCTCTCATCTGCCGTTTTTTGGTACGAGTATCCGCACCTTAGGTGTTCTATCTGTTATCGGCCTTTTTATCGCATTGCTCGTTTTTCCTTCGAGCGCTGTTGCTGACGATATGCAGGATGCGGTTGATCAAGCACAGTCTCAACTTTCTGCGGCCGAGGCACAGATGGAAGCAATTGTTGCTGATTATCACGCCACTGAAGCTGAAGCAGAATCAATGCAGACGCGTATTGATGAAACAGCCGCTGCCGCCTCGCAAGCTCAGCAGGCGGTAAATGAAGGTCGTGATGAACTGGGATTAGTGGCACTCTCGCAGTATCGCGCATCCGATTCATCGCTTATGCTTTCGTTGCTTTTAAATGCGACTTCATTCGACGACTTACTGCGGCAAGTCACGTACTTTGATGCAGTTATGCAGCAAAAGGCTGATCTTATTGCGGAACAGAAAGAACGCGTTGAGCAATATAACCAGCTCATCAGTGAACTGAATGCTCAGAAGGATGCTCAAGACGCAAAGCTTGCTGAACTTGAAGAACGTCGTACTGAAGCTCAAACCCTTGTTGAAAATGCTCAGTCTCAGTTGACAAATGCACAAGGTGAACAGGCTTCTCGCCTTGCAGCTTTAGCTGCCGCATCAGAATCGCTTGGTAATACCACAACTCAAGAAGAGACAACGACTTCGTTTGACCCTTCATGGAATACGTTCAGCAACGACAGTACGAATAATTCAAACTCGAATTCAAATTCGTCACCCTCTCCCTCTCCTACCCCTACTCCGACACCAACACCGAACAACAACACGAGTGATGATTCGACTGCGGGATGGAAAACGGGCATTGCTTCGGCGTACGGTGGATCATCAGACCCGTCTACCCCTAACCCTGGCACAACCGCCACGGGAGCCCGCTGCGACGATAATTCAATGGGTGTTGCAGTTCCGATGTCGCTTCCGGGTTACCGTTCGCTATTCGGGCATACTGTCGAAATTAAATATGGTGGCAAAACCGTTCTAGCAACTATCAATGACTGTGGTGGTATGGGTAACGGTAGCCGTGCGCTTGATTTGCAGCCAGGTGTGTTTAAGTCTTTTGGTGCAAGCACCTGCCAGGCTTGGGGCCTGCGCACCGTCAGCTACCGCATTCTTTAG
- the galE gene encoding UDP-glucose 4-epimerase GalE, whose amino-acid sequence METILVTGGTGFIGSHTCVELIEAGYDVVVFDNLVNSKAESLNRIEQITGVRPRFYQIDMRDRAGLENLFEQENISAVIHFAGLKAVGESVSLPWEYYENNITGSLILLDVMRSHGVKNLIFSSSATVYGDPAFVPITEDCPLGEVTNPYGQTKKMLEQILRDLQRADDEWNITLLRYFNPIGAHESGLMGEDPNGIPNNLMPYITQVASGKLERLGVFGDDYDTPDGTGVRDYIHVVDLARGHVSTLAATKGKPGIHVWNLGTGRGYSVLEVVHAFEQATGKKVPYAILPRRAGDVAECYSSADAAKRDLGWEAKFDIEDMCRDAWRWQMMNPNGYEE is encoded by the coding sequence ATGGAAACTATTCTAGTCACTGGCGGAACAGGCTTTATTGGAAGTCATACCTGCGTCGAGCTAATTGAAGCTGGTTACGATGTCGTCGTTTTTGATAATCTCGTAAATTCAAAAGCTGAGTCACTTAATCGTATTGAGCAGATTACTGGTGTGCGCCCGCGGTTTTACCAGATAGATATGCGTGATCGAGCTGGTCTTGAAAACCTTTTTGAGCAAGAAAACATTTCGGCAGTTATTCATTTTGCTGGACTAAAAGCAGTCGGTGAAAGCGTTTCGCTGCCCTGGGAGTATTACGAAAACAATATTACCGGTTCCTTAATACTGTTGGATGTCATGCGGTCGCATGGGGTAAAGAATCTCATTTTCAGTTCGTCGGCAACTGTGTATGGGGACCCAGCATTTGTGCCGATTACTGAAGACTGCCCGCTTGGTGAGGTCACGAATCCGTACGGCCAGACAAAAAAGATGCTTGAGCAGATTTTGCGGGATCTACAGCGTGCTGATGACGAGTGGAATATTACGCTTTTGCGGTACTTTAACCCTATTGGTGCGCATGAGAGTGGATTGATGGGCGAAGACCCTAATGGCATACCGAACAACCTTATGCCATATATCACCCAGGTGGCTTCTGGCAAGCTCGAACGGCTTGGCGTGTTTGGCGACGATTATGACACGCCTGATGGAACTGGTGTCCGCGACTACATTCATGTGGTCGATCTGGCACGCGGTCATGTCAGTACACTGGCGGCCACAAAAGGGAAACCTGGTATCCATGTTTGGAATCTTGGCACGGGACGTGGCTACAGTGTTCTTGAAGTGGTTCATGCCTTCGAACAGGCGACGGGTAAAAAGGTTCCCTATGCCATCTTACCTCGTCGTGCTGGCGATGTGGCAGAATGCTACTCAAGCGCTGATGCGGCAAAACGTGATTTGGGCTGGGAAGCGAAGTTTGACATCGAAGACATGTGTCGCGACGCCTGGCGCTGGCAGATGATGAATCCCAACGGATACGAAGAATAA
- a CDS encoding phospho-sugar mutase, giving the protein MNEIKCEALRWRECAKDSDIIRELDELLDGTHDQALADAFFQNLSFGTAGLRGIIGAGTNRMNIYTVGKATQGLANYLNATVKDATPCVVIARDSRLKGELFARRAACVLAANGIAVRMFPRIEPVPALSYAVRFLEATAGIVLTASHNPAPYNGYKVYGADGCQMTSDTSAEISAAIDHIDAFDDVQDGNLDDFVSQGLITFVPDAVLDNFLDATLAARMSDPISPENPSTLRVTYTPLCGSGLELVSKVFDRLDIDDVHIVPEQRNPDGTFPTCPYPNPEVRQALEMGIALARQTGSDLLLATDPDADRVGVACRGKNNDYDLISGNEMGVLLFDYLCRARKEAGILPEKPVVVSTIVSTALLDAIAADYGATVIRTLTGFKYIGTVMNRLEAVDELDRFILGFEESYGYLGTQLVRDKDAVSTCMFICQMAQFWKGRGKSLSEALESLYQRYGFYENRTISIAFEGAAGAQEMAQLIERLRSHPFKNIATWPVREYIDYQQGVADLPQADVLEFRIDEGCKVIIRPSGTEPKIKAYLFGKASSQSEALTLLDTLEGAIRQVLQ; this is encoded by the coding sequence ATGAATGAAATCAAGTGTGAAGCGCTCCGATGGCGCGAGTGTGCTAAGGATAGCGACATTATCCGTGAACTTGATGAACTGCTTGATGGTACTCATGATCAAGCACTTGCTGACGCGTTTTTCCAAAATCTTTCGTTTGGTACGGCAGGCTTACGCGGCATTATTGGCGCTGGAACCAATCGCATGAATATCTATACGGTGGGTAAAGCGACCCAAGGGCTGGCGAATTACCTCAATGCAACGGTTAAAGATGCGACACCCTGTGTCGTTATCGCTCGTGACAGCCGTCTAAAAGGGGAGCTTTTCGCGCGCCGTGCCGCTTGCGTACTGGCAGCAAATGGCATTGCCGTGCGTATGTTTCCACGTATTGAACCAGTACCTGCTTTAAGCTATGCCGTGCGCTTTTTAGAGGCAACAGCAGGTATTGTGCTGACGGCAAGCCATAATCCTGCTCCCTACAATGGATATAAGGTCTATGGCGCTGATGGCTGTCAGATGACAAGCGATACGTCTGCAGAAATTTCTGCCGCTATCGATCACATTGATGCATTTGACGACGTACAAGACGGCAACTTAGACGATTTCGTTTCGCAAGGCCTGATAACGTTTGTTCCTGATGCAGTACTTGATAACTTTCTTGATGCAACACTCGCAGCACGTATGTCTGATCCAATTTCGCCTGAAAATCCTTCAACCTTACGTGTAACCTATACACCGCTCTGCGGTTCTGGTTTGGAATTGGTGAGTAAGGTATTCGATCGTCTTGACATTGACGACGTACACATTGTGCCCGAACAGCGCAATCCCGATGGCACTTTTCCAACCTGTCCATATCCAAATCCCGAAGTGCGCCAAGCCCTCGAAATGGGCATTGCGCTTGCCCGTCAAACTGGTTCGGATCTCCTTTTAGCGACCGATCCAGATGCCGATAGAGTTGGAGTTGCCTGTCGAGGTAAAAACAACGATTATGACCTCATTTCAGGGAATGAAATGGGTGTTCTTCTGTTTGACTATCTCTGTCGAGCGCGTAAAGAAGCGGGTATCCTTCCCGAAAAGCCAGTTGTTGTCAGTACTATCGTATCAACTGCGCTACTCGATGCTATTGCTGCCGATTATGGTGCAACAGTCATTCGGACACTGACCGGATTCAAATATATTGGCACCGTGATGAATCGCCTTGAGGCTGTGGACGAATTAGATCGCTTCATACTTGGTTTTGAAGAGAGTTATGGCTACCTTGGCACGCAGTTAGTGCGTGATAAAGATGCGGTTTCTACCTGCATGTTTATCTGTCAGATGGCACAATTCTGGAAGGGGAGAGGGAAGAGCCTTTCAGAAGCGCTGGAATCGTTGTATCAACGTTATGGGTTCTACGAAAATCGCACCATCAGCATTGCGTTTGAAGGTGCTGCCGGTGCTCAGGAAATGGCACAACTGATTGAACGTTTGCGATCACATCCCTTCAAAAATATTGCCACGTGGCCAGTGAGGGAATACATCGATTATCAGCAGGGGGTTGCCGATCTTCCACAGGCTGATGTGCTTGAATTTCGTATTGATGAAGGGTGTAAGGTCATTATCCGACCTAGTGGTACCGAACCAAAAATAAAGGCGTATCTGTTTGGTAAGGCTTCGTCACAATCTGAAGCGCTTACTCTACTCGATACACTTGAAGGTGCGATTCGTCAGGTCCTTCAGTGA
- a CDS encoding biotin--[acetyl-CoA-carboxylase] ligase: protein MRVILAQSSCTRVHDGWVSGEELAASCQVTRAAVWKAIKLLEAEGLTIEAVRNRGYRLANPCDLMTKDGIVGLLDPHSTTQTQLHVLQQTTSTNDDARKLAEAGAAPFTCVIAAKQTAGRGRRGRPFFSLGDAGVYLSLVLRPNCPLDQAGFITAAAAVAVCRAIDSVNGLPDQPQIKWVNDIYLGQKKVCGILTEAVSDLESGSLTFAIVGIGINAYEPLGGFPLAYSNRAGALWQQVRWQGRNTLAATLIKELVALYQMDDLSAIVDEYRQRSFLVGHEVTVVSGVHDGKVAHVIDIDADLRLCLRFSDGSIDRLASGEVSIRPHFPESV, encoded by the coding sequence GTGCGTGTCATTCTCGCTCAAAGTTCCTGCACACGCGTACACGATGGGTGGGTATCAGGCGAAGAACTTGCTGCATCATGCCAGGTTACTCGAGCGGCTGTTTGGAAGGCCATTAAACTGCTTGAAGCAGAAGGTCTTACAATTGAAGCAGTTCGCAATAGAGGTTATCGACTTGCTAACCCCTGTGACCTTATGACAAAAGACGGTATTGTCGGGTTACTTGATCCACACAGCACGACGCAGACACAGCTACACGTACTCCAGCAGACAACAAGCACCAATGATGATGCCCGAAAACTTGCAGAGGCAGGAGCGGCACCTTTTACCTGTGTTATAGCTGCCAAACAAACAGCTGGTCGTGGCAGGAGAGGGCGCCCGTTCTTTTCCCTGGGAGATGCGGGTGTCTATCTGAGTCTCGTATTGCGTCCAAACTGTCCGCTTGATCAAGCGGGCTTTATCACGGCTGCGGCAGCTGTTGCCGTTTGTAGAGCTATTGATTCAGTGAATGGATTGCCTGATCAGCCCCAAATAAAATGGGTAAATGACATTTATCTTGGACAGAAAAAGGTTTGCGGTATTCTTACCGAGGCGGTTTCTGACCTTGAAAGTGGCAGTCTTACGTTTGCGATTGTCGGCATTGGCATCAATGCGTACGAACCTCTTGGTGGGTTTCCATTAGCCTATAGCAATCGTGCTGGTGCGCTATGGCAACAAGTTCGCTGGCAAGGACGTAATACGCTAGCTGCAACGCTTATCAAAGAGCTTGTTGCTCTTTATCAGATGGACGATTTATCTGCGATTGTTGATGAGTACCGACAACGTTCATTTCTTGTAGGGCATGAGGTTACCGTTGTTAGTGGAGTACATGATGGGAAAGTCGCACACGTCATTGATATTGATGCCGACCTTCGGTTATGTTTGCGTTTTAGCGACGGATCAATTGATCGACTTGCTTCTGGTGAAGTAAGTATCAGACCGCATTTTCCAGAGTCTGTATAA
- the dut gene encoding dUTP diphosphatase: protein MDTTQIPLPIKKLTAEAVIPHAAYAGDAGIDLRASAPLTLQPFERALIPTGLAVAIPHGYAGFVLPRSGSAIKHGLSLVNTPGLIDSGYRGELKCIAINLDPHTPINIQVGDRIAQLVIMKVESPTIIETDELDETERGTGGFGSSGLN from the coding sequence ATGGATACCACTCAAATCCCTTTGCCGATTAAAAAGTTAACGGCCGAAGCTGTTATACCGCATGCTGCGTATGCCGGTGATGCTGGTATCGATTTGCGCGCTTCAGCTCCGCTTACACTTCAACCATTCGAACGAGCTCTTATCCCAACAGGACTTGCTGTTGCAATACCTCATGGGTATGCCGGTTTTGTTCTTCCACGAAGTGGATCCGCCATTAAACATGGTTTGTCACTAGTTAATACGCCCGGACTTATTGATAGCGGCTATCGTGGTGAACTGAAGTGTATCGCTATCAATCTTGATCCTCATACACCAATTAACATACAGGTTGGAGATCGCATCGCTCAGTTGGTTATCATGAAAGTTGAGTCTCCAACAATTATCGAGACAGACGAACTCGATGAAACTGAACGCGGGACGGGTGGATTTGGTAGTAGTGGCCTCAATTAG
- the nrdR gene encoding transcriptional regulator NrdR — MRCPSCGNTDSKVVDSRPSEDGASIRRRRECLSCGRRFTTYERLGENPLIVLKSDGSSEVYHRDKILHGVYIACAKRHIAPEQVNDLVDDLEAELRNSNRTEIQSKELGDMVLARLADLDEVAYIRFASVYKDFKTVDEFAKALKGL; from the coding sequence ATGCGTTGCCCTTCATGTGGAAACACTGATTCAAAAGTAGTTGATTCTCGACCTTCAGAGGATGGGGCTTCTATACGCCGTCGTCGCGAATGCCTTTCATGTGGTCGTCGTTTTACTACCTACGAACGGCTCGGTGAAAATCCCCTTATCGTTTTGAAGTCCGATGGCTCATCTGAGGTATATCATCGCGATAAAATTCTTCATGGTGTGTATATTGCTTGCGCGAAGCGTCATATTGCCCCTGAACAGGTAAATGATCTTGTTGATGACCTCGAAGCAGAATTGCGTAACAGCAATCGCACTGAAATCCAGTCAAAAGAACTTGGCGATATGGTTCTTGCGCGTCTTGCTGATCTTGATGAGGTTGCTTACATCAGATTTGCAAGCGTGTATAAAGATTTCAAAACGGTCGATGAGTTTGCTAAAGCCTTGAAAGGTCTCTAG